The segment aagtacaagttgggaacacatagagacagtccctacccaacagtgggctcacagtaggtcTAAATGACCTactgattcatattaatgtctgtctccccctctagactgtaagcttgttatgggcagggaacatgtctgctgcttctgttgcactgtactctcccaagtgcttagtacagtttgctgcacatagtatgtttcaataaatatgattgattgattgattgattgattgagatgggggACCCAGGCTCCCCACCCCAATCAGGACTGCAGCCCACACCTGGTTCCCAAACACCACCTGACAAATGCTTAAagtgaaccagcatggcctagtggctagaactcggccctgggagtcagggggacttgggttctaagtccCGCtaccccctttgtctgctgtgtgacctcgggcaaatcacttcacttctctgggcctcctctccctcatctgtaaaatggggattaagactgtgagtccgatgtgggacagagcctatgtccaacctgattagcttggtatctaccccagcacttagtacaatggctagaagtgcttaatgagtaccatttcaAGAAATCAAACCAAAAAAACGAAACCCTCTGTGGTAGTCGGACCCTGCTTCTCCCGCAGGACCCCTTTCttcaccctgactctccccctcccccactctaACCCACAACGTGAGACGTGCAAGGGGCTCCACCATCAAAGGAGAAATGAACAGCGACACACAAAGCAGTTCTGTTTGTCCCAGGTGGTTGGAGGCAGGGGGGagcatgggggggtggggggaatctcaCCTGTTGGGGTCACACTAGGGGCTGTAGCCTGTGGCCCTGAATTTTACCCCAAAGAATCTTGAATGGGAGCTTGACCCCACTAGACTGgattctccttgagggcaaggatcgctCTTCTAACCATATTTTGTTCTCACGGAACCGCTTGAGAGGATTCAGTGCTCTTTAGTGTTCTGGTATTCTACTGGACTCTACAGTGCTCTACTGTTCCCTAGTATaggagcactgggagtcaggagacctgctttagtcagtcaattgtatttattgagctcttactgtgtgcagagcattgtactaagcgcttgtgagaggacaatagaacaatggaacagacaataagcttacagtctcgagggggagacagacattcatattaatatcaataaattaataataagccattactagaatctggattctattcctgactctgccatttgccttctgggtgacctcgggtgggtcacttaactagtctgtgtctcagtttcctcgtctctaaaatgggattcaatatccgttttCTCTCACCCTTAAGAGTGATTACTGTTCTCTACAGCGCTCTACTATTTTAGTGTTCTCTATAGTGCTCTAGTATTCTactgctttttacagtgctctagtACTCAACTGTCCTCTACAATGCTCTACTATTCTACTGGTCTCTACAGTGATATAGTATTCAGTTTTTTACAGTGCTCTAGTATTCGACTGTTCTCTACAGTCCTCTAATATTCTACTGTTTTCTACTCTGCTCTAATACTCTACTGTTCTCTAATATTCTACTGTTTTCTACATTGCACTAGTATTCAAAAATAGTACTCTAATATAGAGTTAGTGTTCTACTAATAGTATTCTTCTACTAGTCTGTCTTAGCAACTGTCTCTAGTATTCAAAGATATACTGTTCTCTACAGTGCTCTAGTATTCTActgttaataacagtaataatgatggtggtatttgttaagcacttactatgtgccaggcactgtactaagtgctaggatggttacaagaaaatcaagttggatacagtccctgtcccatatggggcttgcagtctcaatccccattttacagatgaggtaactggggcccagagaagtgaagtgacttgcccaagatcacccaacagacaagtggtggagttgggattagaacccaggaccttgtgattcccaggcccatgctctagcctacaccatgctgcttctaatgttaTCTACAGTGTTCTAATATTCTGTTTTCTACAGTGCTCTAATATTCTCCAGGCTAcgcttgtggtgggcaggcaatgtgcctgttacagtgctataatgtacagtgctctgcacacactaagtgctcaataaattccattgactgactgtTCTCTGCAGTACTCTAATATTCTACTGTTTTCTGTAGTGCTATAGTATTCTACTGTGTTCTACAGGTCTCTAATAATCTACTGTTTTCTAATATTCTACTGTTTGTTACAGTGCTCTAATATCCTATTGTTGTCTAATATTCTACTGCTTTCCATTGTGCTCTAACTATTCATTTGTTTTCTCCAGTGCTCCACTATTCGACTGCTCTCTACGTGCTCTAGTATTCTACTGCTGTCTACAGCATTCTAATATTCCACTGTTGCTCTAGTATTCTACTACTTTTTCTAGTGCTCTAgtattctactgttctctccagtGCTCTCCAGGATTCTACCATCCTCTATGATATTAGAAGAGTGCTGATcagaaggcactcagtcaacCCTGAGCTTCTCCCATCTTGTGCCCTGCTGGGGCTCTGGACTGGGCCATGGAGTTGCATTCTTCTCCCCACGTCCTCAGATGAAAAAGTCAGCGTCCCCACGGGTCGTCTCCTGGCCCGTGACCATACCCAGGTTCTGTCCACAGAGGCTCCtggagcccagtggaaagagcatgggcttggcagtcacaagacctgggttctaatcccgcctttttaaaaaacatggtaataataacgacggcattcattaagcgcttactatgtgcaaaccactgttctaagcgttggatttGTTAATTGCcttctatgtggcaagcactgtactaagcacggaatagatacaaggtcaacagtttggatgcagtttatgtcccatgtggggctcccagtttcaatccccattttacagatgaggtaactgaggcccagaggagtgaagtgacttgcccaagttcacacagcagacaagcggtggagctgggattagacccaggtccttctctctcccaggcccgggctctaaccattagatcaccagctctgccaaatgtttgcagTGTGTTCTTGGGTAAGTCGTTTCacatctctgtatatatatatacacctgtatatatgtatatcacctgtatatatgtatatatgtttgtacgtatctattactctatttatttattttacttgtacatatctattctatttattttattttgttaatatgttttttgttctctgtctcccccttctagactgtgagcccactgttgggtagggaccgtctctatatgttgccaacttgtacttcccaagcgcttagtacagtgctctgcacacagtaagcactcaataaatatgattgattgattgatctctgtgcctcagttctcctgttctccctcgtacttatacagtaagccccatgtttgacacacaataagtacttaacaaatgcaataaactTCCCCCGCAAAAACCCCTCCATCcagcataggaagcagcatggcctcgtggacagagcccagacctgagaatcagaaggacctgggttctaatcccagctccaccacttgtttgctatgtgaccttgggaaagtcacttcacttctctgtgcctcacttaccactcaccgtaaaatggagatcaagagtgtgagccccatgtgggccagggactgcgtccaacctgattaactcatacttatcctagtgcttagcacagaataataataattattattattccctacctACGACGAGCTTTTTATTATCATCCCCTCTTGTCCCTGGCTCCAGGCTGAGCCCCAGGAGGGGAGACCAGCTTCAACTCACCCAGGACCAGTAGAGTGGCCCGCAACAGCATGAGGCGGGGGTCCGAGGCGCCTCTGGTGAAGGCTGGGGGTCTCTTTCCCctcagggagtggggcagggcagCCTTTCTGGGCTCGCAGTCCGTGCTCCCAGACGACAGGTCGACAAGGAAGTGGGAAGTCGACCTCTACCAGCTAATCGACGTTTCCTCCCCGACTCAACCCCTTGAGAAAGGCCTGGTGGGTTTCCTCTCTCGACGTTTCCACAAGCCCTCCCCCTCTTTAAGgcctcgtcctctagactgtaagcgggcagggattgtgcctgtttattgctatattgtactctcccaagtgtttaatagactgctctgcacaaagtagatgctcaataaatataactgaatgaatgaattgaaggcacACCAcctcctttccgcttctcccactcccttctgcatcaccctgacttgctccctttattcatcccccttccagccccacagcacttacatacacatctttaatttacttatttctattaatttctgtctcctcaagactgtaagtttgttttgggcagggaatgtgtctgcttattgttatattgtactctcccaagtgcttagtatagtgcgttgcacacagtaagcatatgataataatgataacaataatggtatttgttaagcacttactatgtggcagacaataactatgattgaattgaactgaattcctCGGAGTCCTTTCCGCCCCCTCCCAGCTTCTGGGGGCCGCCATTCGGGGCTCCCCTTTCCAACCACCCCGCCTCAGTGGGACCACTAATTGAAAGTAGAGTGTCAGGTCagctggtcaatcatatttattgagtgcttactgtgtgcagagactgtactaaatgcttgagaggaaCAATACAAGAACaatacaagaaacagacacattccctgtccacaacaggtttacagtctggggtggtggggaggtggaggggagacagatgttaatataaataaataaattacagatatgtatgtaagtgctatggggctgggagcaggggtgacgaataaagtgagcaagtcagagcgatgcagaagggagtgggtgtgtcatggcaggaaatgtgtctacccactctgttgtactgtcctcttccaggtggttagtacactgctctgtatacatttagtgttcaataaataccattgatggggggagacaataataataataataataatggcatctgttaagcgcttactatgtgcaaagcattgttctaagtgctggggaggatacaaggtgatcaggttgtcccacgtggggatcagtcttaatccctattttacagatgagggaactgaggcccagagaagttaagtgacttgcccaaagtcacccagctgacaagtggcggagctgggattagaacccatgacctctgactcccaagcctgtgctctttccactgagccacgctgcttctccaatgagagGGAGATGCAGTGAATcggatggggcagggaccgtgtcactaactctgttatattataccctcccaagtgcttagtccagtgctctgcacacagtaagtgctcaataaatactattgactgactttcAAGGAAGAAATGTTCTTTTTGAGCAAACGCTTCTTAAGGACAAGGAGGCAAAAAGGGATAATCAGCACCAGGCCCTGCAAACATCAAACAAGATAAAAAACAGTTTTCATGTAGTTGTGAGTCTGGGTCCTGTATTGATCTTTTCAGCTTTTCAGCTCTGGCAGATAAATTTTACCACCAGTGATATCTACTTTGAATACAACGAATACAAATATGGGGTTATGCATATATTTAattactgttcattgttgtattgtactataagtgcttagtacagtgctctgcacataagtgctcaataaatatcgattgactgattgattgatggttgaagCCTGTGTGCTTGAGGCCAGACAGATCCCTTCTCTCCCTGTgccaggggaagaggggatgggcagccagAACCATCTGTGGACTGTGCTCGTGGCAACAGAGTGGAGTGGGAGAGCATCTTGGAAGAGTGCTGGGGAGTTAGAGTGGATGGAggaaggaagacttcctggaggaggtaggtacTCAATAGGGAAGAAGCAGTTTTCTGGGGaagctggaggggagaggggtagacCGGGTGATTTGGTTCTGtcttgatggggagggggagaactgggGTGCATCTGGATACCCCAGTTTCACAGGACTCTCCCCCCACCTACTCTGGAACCCATTTGCTTCCTCAAGAACCAGGGAGAGAAGGTGCTTAATGATCACTTtattggcggggagggggagaagacaggcaggcagacacacacacactcacacacacacacacacactgagccTGGTCATGCCCTCACTCCCCCCCAAATCCATTGGTTTCTCCAaaaccccagcccccagcccgtgGGAGGACAAGAGGAGGCTTCTGGGGGCCAGTTTGTGGGCAAGGTAGCTGACGGACCCACCATTCCCCCCGAAGCTAGGGTGGGGTGCGAGAGGGTGTATGAGGCTGAGGTAGTTGCAGAGTCTGGGtgggtggaagggagaagaggggactaccccctgccccacattttttatttttctatggcatttattaagcgcttactatgtgccaggcactgtagttaaGTGCTGGGGCCTATACAAATTAatccagaatggacacagtctctgtcccacatggggctcccactctttatccccattttcctgatgagggaactgaggcccagaggagtgacttggcttgcccaaggccacccagcagcagggaggtggcggagctgggattagcacccaaatCCTCCTGAGTCCTGGGCCGGGGAGAGGTCTTTCCGTTACTTGGTGCGCTGGTAGAACTGGAAGACGGCTCTCTCTTGTTCGGGGGTCTCAATGGAGCCGGGACGCAGCCTGCGGATCTCCTCCACTGCTTGGCCGCCGGACAGACCCTGCACCTTGACCAGGTAGCAGGCCAGCAGCGTCCCCGTCCGGCCAAAGCCCAGGGCACAGTGCACTCCCACGGCCTGcgagggtgggggatggaggaggggaagggacacGGCTCAGCGGGGacaccccccatcctcctcctcacctgaaGCCCCCTTCCCGTTCCACCCCAACCACTGCTGTCCTAGAACCTCACTCCACCACTCCTCACCTACCTCTCCCGGGCCTCTCTTGGACACCACTTCCAGGACACTGTCCGGGCCACCACTTTACCCCCGTGACTTCTTGGGCCCATTGCCACTgtcccctcctccagctccactCTCACCACTCTGTCCAGGCCACTGCACTGTCCCAGTGACCTCTTGGACCCACTGacactgtctcctcctccagttcCACTCCCACCATGCTGTCCTGGCCACTGCACTGCCCCAGTGACCTCTTGGgcccactgccactgtcctctcctccagctccatcCCACTATGCTGTACTGGCCACCCAGTGACCTCTTGGGCCCTAccgccactgtcctctcctcctcctcctccctcccccagggccgtcggcccccagctcccctgcccacccctcaccTCTCCCCGGCTGACGGCCTCGTCCACGATCTGGACAAAGCGGTCGATCTGATCGGGCGAGGGCGGGCAGAAGTCCGGGATGCGGAGGCGGTGCAGGATGAGGCCGGGGCAGGTGTCCCTGTGCTGGGGGGCCCGCTCCGTCAGTGACACCAGGTGCCGCACGCCCTGCGCCCACAGGAACTGGTAGTGGGCAGGCAGCCGCGGCACGGCCAAGCCAGCCAGACGGCCCGGAAGCACCCAAGAAAAGTTGGGAGGCGCTGAGCCCATTGctaggggagaaaaggagagaggtcactcTGGCCCTGCGCCGCTACACCCTTTTCCCACCCCCAGGCTtgacctttctttttttaaaaaacagtatttgttaagtgcttactataataataatagcatttatttagcgctttctatgtgccaaacaccgttctaagagcaggcataaatacaaggtaatcaagttggacacaatccctgttccacttggggctcacagtcataatccccattttacagatgagggaactgaggcaaagagaagtgacctgacttgcccaaggtcaccaagcagacaagtagttCAGCTGGAAATAGAATCCATGattttttgattcccaggtccatgctctctatccactacgccacactgcttctttattcattcaatcatatttattgagtgcttactgtgtgaagaagcattgtactaagctcttgggagagtacaatataacatcagacacattccctgcccacaaggagctcacagtctagagacatgcTTGATACTATGTACTGAACAcaatactatgcactgggatagaaacaatcaATGTCCCATTGTAGGgtataaacttgctgtgggcagggactgtgtttataataataaaaataataataatggtatttgttaagcgcttactatgtgccaagcactggggtagatacaagtaatcaggttgtcccacaaggggctcacagtcttaatccccattttacagatgaagtaactgaggcacagagaagttaagtgacttgcccaaaatcacacagctgacaagtggcggagtcaggactagaacccatgagctctgactcccaagtccgtgctctttccactaagccacgctgctcgtgttctcccaagcgcttagcacagtgtttccacaaagtaaacgctcaatgaatatgactgaatgaatggggctcacagtgttaaccctGCTTtcgcagatgacggaactgaggccaggagaagtgaagtgacttgtccaagcccacagagtggacaagtggaagggtgcaattagaacccaggtcctctgactcccaagcctgtgccctttccattacgCCTGTGTActaggcattgtacaaagcgctgggatacaagacaatcaggttggacacagcccatgtcccccatgggacccccatcctctccccctcctccccccccgccttacctccttcccttccccacagcacctgtatatacgtatatatgtttgtacgtatttattactctatttatttatttaatttacttgtacatatttattctatttattttattttgttaatgttttgttttgttctctgtcttccccttctagactgtgagcccactgttgggtagggaccgtctctatatggtgccaacttgcacttcccaagcgcttagtacagtgctctgcatacagtaagcacccaataaatacgattgaatgaatgaatgaattttacagacgaggtcactgaggcccagtgaagtgacttgcccaaggtcacacagccgttaaGTGTCTCAGATCCCGGGTCTAACCACTagacaccctctccatccccccatcttacctccttcccttccccacagcacctgtatatatgtatatctgtacatatttattactctatttatttatcttacttgtacatatctattctatttattttattttgttagtatgtttggttttgttctccatctcccccttctagactgtgagcccgctgttgggtagggactgcctctatgtgttgccgacttgtacttcccaagcgcttagtacagtgcttttcacacagtaagcgctcaataaatacgattgattgattgatagaccacaacgctctgcatgcagtaaacgatTTTCGCAGCCCTTACACCCattggccgtctctatatgttgccaacttgtacttcccaagcgcttagtccagtgctctgcacaaagtaagcgctcaataaatacgactgaatgaatgaatgaattttacagacgaggtcactgaggcccagtgaagtgacttgcccaaggtcacacagccgttaaGTGTCTTTAGATCCCGGGTCTAACCACTGgacgccctctccatcccccccatcttacctccttcccttccccacagcacctgtatatatgtatatctgtttgtacatatttattactctatttatttatttatcttacttgtacatatctattctatttattttattttgttagtatgtttggttttgttctctgtctcccccttctagactgtgagcccactgttgggtagggactgtctctagatgttgccaacttgtacttcccaagcgcttagtccagtgctctgcacacagtaagcgctcaataaatacgactgaatgaatgaatgaatgaatgaattaaccctgcagcccccgcccccggatccctggacccccggcccacctacGGTCGCTGTCCCGCGGTCCTTAGTCCCCCGGCTcccgccccaggccccgcccccaggcgcCGGAGCCGTCCCACGATTGGCTGGCGCGCCGGACCGGAAGCCTAGAACGCCTTCCTATTGGCTCACAGGGCCGACTACAGCCTGTGTGCGTCCTGAGGGGGCGGGACCCGCCCCAGAAGCGCCTCCAGTGATTGGCGGAGCCCTCCGCCTCGGGGGGCGGGACTGGCCCCGGAGGAGCCTCCAATGATTGGCTCCCCAACACGGCTCGGACGTATTTGGGCACGTGGAAGGGGCGGAGCTCGCGCGCAGACGCCTCCTGCGATTGGTGAAATCCGTCAGGTTGGGGGCGGGACTCGCCTTTGCGGCGCTGTGATTGGTGGAGCCTGCTGGGCCTCGGGTTCGGGCCCGGCCTCTGAGTGGGTGACGCTGGAATCCACGCCCTGGCGCGTCCCCAAATTACCCTCCTCGCCGCCCAGGgaatgataagcagcgtggctcagtgggaagagcacggactttggagtcaagggttacgggttcaaatcccgactccgccaactgtcagctgtgtgactttgggaaagtcacttaacttctctggacctcagttccctcatctgtaaaatggggatgaagactgtgagcccccccgtgggacaacctgatcaccttgtaacctccccagtgcttagcacatagtaagcacttaataaatgccattatcattataataatcttTTATTTGTTAATCAGCGGTAtttcctgagcccttactatatgtttatatttatatataatttacatttattttatttgtacatatttattctatatattttattttgttaattgttttgttctctgtctagcccttactatatgtttatttatatttatatatattccaggaggccttcccagattgagccccttccttcctctccctctcgtccccctctccatccccccatcttacctccttcccttccccacagcacctgtatatatgtatatatgtttgtacatctttattactctatgtatttatttattttgcttgtgcatatctattctatttattttatttagttagtatgtttggttttgttctctgtctcccccttttagactgtgagcccactgttgggtagggactgtctctatatattgccaacttgtatttcccaagcgcttagtacagtgctctgcacacagtaagcgctcaataaatatgattgattgattgatatactttatatttatcttatttgtacatatttattctatttattttattttgttaatatgttctgttttgttctctgtgtagcccttactatatgtttatttatatttatatttatatatataatttatatttattttatttgaacatatttattctatttattttattttgttaatatgctttgttttgttctctgtctagcccttactatatgtttatttatatttatatatactttatatttattttatttggacatatttattctatttattttattttgttaatgtgttttgttctctgtctcccccttctagactgtgagcccactgctgggtagggaccgtatctatatgttgccaacttgtacttcccaagtgcttagtacagtgctctgcatacagtaagctctcaataaatacgattgaatgaatgaatgaatgttgaaactgtattaaacgcttgggagagtacaatcggaaggacctgagtctgatgtcgtgggttctaatccctcctctgccgcttgtttaataatggcatttattaagcgcttactacgtgcaaagcactgttctaagcgctgaggaggttacagggtgatcaggttgtcccacgtggggctcacagtcttaatccccattttacagatgaggtaactgaggcacagagaagttaagtgacttccccaaagtcacacggctgacaattggcagagctggaattcgaacccat is part of the Tachyglossus aculeatus isolate mTacAcu1 chromosome Y4, mTacAcu1.pri, whole genome shotgun sequence genome and harbors:
- the DUSP23 gene encoding dual specificity protein phosphatase 23, whose protein sequence is MGSAPPNFSWVLPGRLAGLAVPRLPAHYQFLWAQGVRHLVSLTERAPQHRDTCPGLILHRLRIPDFCPPSPDQIDRFVQIVDEAVSRGEAVGVHCALGFGRTGTLLACYLVKVQGLSGGQAVEEIRRLRPGSIETPEQERAVFQFYQRTK